In Dehalogenimonas etheniformans, one genomic interval encodes:
- the purD gene encoding phosphoribosylamine--glycine ligase, translated as MKVLVIGSGGREHALVWILKSSPRVSAIFAAPGNGGTAALAQNLDIEPTDFPRLLEAVLSNNIDLVVVGPEGPLAAGIADEFKSRMIPVFGPSRVAAQLESSKSFARDLMEKYAIPCARGKSFTDYAAAKAYLAEQNLPVVVKADGLAAGKGVSVCSSWTEAETALANMMENKIFGEAGSKVIIEECLTGQEMSYLAFTDGKTFSAMPPACDYKRVFDGNQGPNTGGMGAYSPPPFFDRQMSALIDATIMGPMVCALASEGIDYRGVIYAGLMLTSEGPKVLEFNARFGDPETQVILPQLKSDLVDVIQAVVDGNLDKVSIEWQKKSCVTVVLASGGYPGDYKKGLPIRGLEYVDADVNLFHAGTKLVDGQLVTSGGRVMAVTACGNNFADARGQVYYNAIKIKFDGAHYRSDIALFKSQ; from the coding sequence CTGAAAGTATTAGTTATCGGTAGCGGCGGGCGGGAGCACGCCCTCGTCTGGATACTTAAAAGCAGCCCCAGGGTCAGCGCCATCTTTGCCGCGCCAGGCAACGGGGGCACGGCGGCGCTTGCCCAGAACCTGGACATCGAACCGACGGATTTCCCGAGGCTGCTTGAAGCGGTCTTATCCAACAACATCGACCTCGTAGTCGTCGGTCCCGAAGGTCCGCTGGCCGCCGGTATCGCCGACGAGTTCAAGTCCCGGATGATTCCCGTGTTCGGTCCATCCAGGGTAGCGGCACAGCTTGAGTCGAGCAAGTCGTTCGCCCGTGACCTGATGGAAAAATATGCCATCCCCTGCGCCCGGGGCAAATCGTTTACCGATTACGCCGCGGCAAAGGCTTACCTAGCGGAACAAAATCTTCCTGTGGTCGTCAAAGCCGATGGGTTAGCGGCGGGGAAGGGCGTCTCCGTCTGCTCAAGCTGGACCGAGGCTGAAACAGCCCTGGCCAACATGATGGAGAACAAGATTTTCGGAGAAGCCGGTTCGAAGGTCATCATCGAGGAATGCCTGACCGGCCAGGAAATGAGCTACCTCGCTTTCACCGACGGTAAGACTTTCTCCGCGATGCCTCCGGCTTGCGATTACAAACGGGTTTTCGACGGCAACCAGGGGCCTAATACCGGCGGTATGGGAGCCTACTCGCCTCCGCCGTTTTTCGACCGCCAGATGAGCGCACTGATCGACGCCACGATCATGGGCCCGATGGTTTGCGCCCTGGCAAGCGAGGGTATCGATTATCGGGGCGTGATTTACGCCGGTTTGATGCTTACTTCGGAGGGACCGAAGGTCCTTGAATTCAACGCCCGCTTCGGCGACCCTGAAACCCAGGTGATTTTGCCGCAACTCAAATCCGACCTTGTAGATGTCATTCAGGCAGTGGTCGACGGCAATCTGGACAAGGTTTCGATTGAATGGCAGAAGAAGTCCTGCGTCACCGTGGTCCTCGCCTCCGGCGGTTATCCCGGCGATTATAAAAAAGGTCTGCCCATCCGCGGCCTCGAATACGTTGACGCTGATGTGAATCTGTTTCATGCCGGGACAAAGCTGGTCGACGGCCAATTGGTCACTTCCGGCGGTCGGGTCATGGCGGTCACGGCGTGCGGCAACAATTTCGCAGACGCCCGCGGTCAGGTCTATTACAACGCCATCAAGATTAAGTTCGATGGCGCGCACTATCGAAGCGATATCGCCCTTTTCAAGTCGCAATAA
- the purE gene encoding 5-(carboxyamino)imidazole ribonucleotide mutase: MPKVAVVMGSKSDLEVMQAAVDALAKMGLESEVMVMSAHRQPEKVHTFCTSARDKGFEVIIAGAGAAAHLPGVIASWTTLPVIGVPIPSSDLKGIDSLYAIVQMPAGVPVATVAIGTAGAKNAGYLAAQILGLKYPEVARAYENLRTEFKGN, translated from the coding sequence ATGCCCAAAGTTGCCGTAGTTATGGGCTCCAAGTCAGATTTGGAAGTCATGCAGGCCGCCGTCGACGCACTTGCAAAAATGGGACTCGAATCTGAGGTCATGGTCATGTCCGCCCACCGGCAGCCAGAGAAGGTGCACACCTTTTGTACCTCCGCCCGCGACAAAGGCTTTGAAGTGATAATCGCCGGCGCCGGGGCCGCAGCGCATCTGCCGGGCGTCATTGCATCGTGGACGACGCTGCCCGTCATCGGTGTGCCGATCCCTTCAAGCGATCTCAAGGGCATCGATTCGCTTTATGCCATCGTCCAGATGCCCGCCGGAGTTCCGGTAGCGACCGTGGCTATCGGCACCGCCGGGGCCAAGAATGCCGGCTACTTGGCGGCGCAGATACTCGGGTTGAAATACCCGGAAGTCGCCCGGGCTTATGAAAATCTCCGTACCGAATTTAAAGGGAACTAG